In Pseudohongiella acticola, the sequence TAAAGTCCTGCGCGGCAGCCGCGACTCCTCCATGTTTATCGCTGTCGATCGTGTCCGCCAGGGCCTCGCTGATGCCTGCGTCAGTGCCGGTAATACGGGCGCCCTGTTGATGGCCGGACGACACCTGCTTGATGCCATCCCGGGCATTGATAAACCCGCGATCATGGCGACCCTGCCTGCGACCCGCTCTGGCGGCTACAGCTATTTGCTCGATGTCGGCGCCAACGTCAGTAACAATGCGGCTGAACTTTACCAGTTTGCCCTGATGGGGTCAGTGCTGGCGTCCAGTCTCTCTGAGCGTCCGCATGCGCGTGTGGCATTGCTGAATATAGGTGCTGAGGCCAATAAAGGCACGCCGGAAATACAGCAGGCGGCAAGCCTGCTGGCGGATAGCCCGGAGCTGAACTATATTGGATTCATCGAGGGTAATCAGCTTTATGACGGGGTTGCCGACGTCATTGTCTGTGATGGCTTTACCGGCAATATCACCATCAAGACCAGTGCCGGTGCGGTCAAGGTCATACAGGGTCTGTTAACCAAAACCATCAGGGCTGGCTGGTACTTCCGGTTGCTCAGCCTGTTTGCCCGGCCCCTGTTGCTGGGCATTCAGAAAGAGCTGAATCCGGCACGGTATAATGGCGCCACCCTGGTGGGTCTGAGCGGCATTATCGTGAAGAGTCATGGTCATGCCTCGCAGGATGGCTTTGAGCATGCGATCAGACATGCAATAAAACAGGTAGAAGACGATGTGCCGGCACTGATTGCCGGTAAAATGAATCACGCTAGCGAATAGAGAACGAGTGCACAACATGCAAAAATTTGGATTTGTTTTTCCGGGACAGGGTTCACAGAAAGCAGGCATGCTCAGTGAGCTGGCAGAGGTCCATCCTGTTGTAGTCGACACGTTTGCACTGGCTTCAGAGGTGCTGGGTAAGGATTTGTGGCAGATTGCACAGGACAACCCTGATGGTTTGCTGGATCAGACCCATTTCACGCAGCCGGTCCTGCTGGCGGCATCCGTTGCGATCTGGCGGGCGTGGATGGCCAAGCAGGCGCCGTTGCCGGATATGCTTGCCGGTCATAGCCTGGGTGAATACTCCGCGCTGGTCTGTGCGGGTGTGCTGAGTTTTGAGGATGCCATCGCGCTGGTACACAAGCGTGGCCAATACATGCAAAGTGCGGTGCCCGCCGGTACCGGCGGCATGGCTGCCATCATTGGCATGGACGACAGCCGTATCGATGCGCTGTGTCGCAGTGCTGCCGGTGACGGCGTGGTCGCGCCTGCCAACTTCAATTCTCCGGGACAGACCGTGATTGCGGGTGACAGGGACGCGGTTGAGCGCGTCATGGCCGCCTGCAAGGAAGCCGGCGCCAAACGCGCGCTGCCGCTGAACGTCAGTGTGCCGTCGCATTGTGCCTTGATGAAGTCTGCGGCAGAGGCACTGGCTGCTGATCTGGCGGCGATTGATTTTAAAAAGCCCGAACTGCCAGTGGTGCAGAATATCAATGGCCGGGCCAGCAAAGAGCTGAGTGAAATACGCGATAATCTGCTTAAACAGTTGTACATGCCGGTACAATGGGTTGATACCATTTACTGTATGCGCGACTTTGGCATTGGCAAAGTAGTAGAATGCGGCCCTGGGAAAGTACTGGGCGGGTTGATCAAACGGATTCAGCCGGAAATCAGTTGTTTTAATACTGATACACCGGATGCATTGACTGAGGCCGTTGATGGACTGAGCCGCTAGTGAAAACGTTTAACAATGGAGTGACGTAATAAATGAGCATGTCAGGAAAAGTAGCCCTGGTCACGGGTGCCAGTCGTGGAATCGGGCGGGCAATTGCCGCCGAGCTTGGTAGTCAGGGCGCCATCGTTGCCGGGACTGCTACAACAGACGAAGGCGCTCAGGCGATTACGGAATTTTTTGCCAGTCAGGGTGTCAAAGGGGCTGGGTTCCGTCTTGACGTGTCTTCAACCGAGGCCGTTGAGACCGTGATGGCAACAATTGCAGCCGATCTCGGAGGCGCACCCCTGATCCTGGTTAACAATGCCGGCATCACCCGTGACAACCTGCTGATGCGAATGAAAGAGGATGAATGGGGTAGCGTCATCAATACCAACCTCAATTCGCTGTACCGCGTGTGCCGGGTGGCGCTTAAATCCATGACCAAGGCGCGCTGGGGTCGCATCATCAATATCAGCTCTGTGGTCGCCTCCAGTGGCAATCCGGGGCAGACCAATTACGCCGCATCAAAAGCGGCAGTCGAAGGGTTTTCGCGTTCATTGGCCCGGGAGATTGGGTCACGGGGCATTACCGTCAATTCGATTGCACCGGGTTTTATTGATACCGACATGACCCGGGCATTGACAGAAAAACAGATCGAGACACTGTTGGTACAAATTCCATTGGCGCGCTTCGGCAAGCCGGAAGAAATTGCATCGGTGGCCAGCTTTCTGGCATCAGATGCCGGCGCCTATATTACCGGTGAAACCATTCAGGTAAATGGCGGCATGTACATGGCGTAAAAGGCATGAAGGGGGCGCGTTTATTGATTATGTGATAGTTTAATTTATAATAATAAATCATTGATAATTAATTAAATTAATCTGATCAAGTGAATTATTTTACAGTTTAAGATTACAAGCACTATAAAATACATGTAAACTTGCGTTTTAGATTATTTCAGTTGGTCAATTTTTAACCAATTTAATCGGAATGCATGACAAACCTTGGTACTAGGAGCTAATAAGAGTTATGAGCAGCATTGAAGAACGCGTGAAAAAAATTGTCTGCGAGCAGCTTGGCGTTAAGGAAGAAGACGTAAAGGCTTCCTCTTCATTCGTAGAAGATCTCGGCGCTGATTCTTTGGATACCGTGGAATTGGTTATGGCTCTCGAAGAAGAGTTTGAAACTGAGATTCCGGACGAAGAAGCCGAAAAGATCACCACTGTTCAGCTGGCCATTGATTATATCAATTCGCACCTGTAACAGCATTCCGCTTATCGGATAGATACAAACAAAAGCTACTCTGGGTTCCGACTTAGAGTAGCTTTTGTTTATCTGGATGTTGGGATGATTGGATGTTTGGTCCGGCAAATGCCGTAAAATATCTGCGACCGGATTAACACGGTCAGATACGTGGAGATAAAGCGTGTTTAATGGCAGAAGAGTAGTGGTGACAGGCCTGGGCATGGTGACCCCATTGGGAAACGATGTTGCGTCTACCTGGCAAGCACTGAAAGACGGTCAGAGCGGTATCAATGTATTAGAGCATTTTGATACGTCAGCGTTCAGCACCCGCTTTGGTGGCTCCATCAAAAATTTTGACAACGAACCGTACATGTCGGCAAAAGATGCCAAACGCATGGACGTGTTTATCCTGTATGGCGTGGCGGCCGGTGTGCAGGCCATGTCCGATGCCGGACTGGAAGAGGGCGGTTTTGACCCGACCCGATTTGGCGCCGCCATTGGTTCCGGTATCGGCGGTATCACCGCGATTGAAAACAACGCCGAGTTGATTCGCGGTGCCGGCCCTCGCAAGATCTCCCCGTTTTTTGTGCCGGGCTCAATCATCAATATGCTGGGCGGCACACTGTCCATTCGTTATAACCTGCAGGGCCCCAATATCGCGGTCACCACCGCCTGTACCACGGGCACCCACAATATCGGGTTGGCCGCGCAGATGATTGCGTCCGGGCAGGCTGACCTGATGATTGCCGGTGGCGCTGAAATGGCGACATCGCCAGTCGGCCTGGGTGGCTTCTGCGCTGCCCGCGCACTATCCACGCGCAATGATGACCCGCAGGCCGCCAGCCGGCCCTGGGACAAGGATCGCGACGGATTTGTACTGAGCGACGGGGCTGGCATCATGATTCTGGAAGAATATGAGCATGCCCGTCAGCGTGGTGCCAAAATTTATGCCGAGATTTCCGGCTTTGGCATGAGCGCCGATGCGTTTCACATGACGTCGCCATCAGAAAATGGCCGAGGTGCGGCCGCCTGCATGCAGAATGCCCTGAACAGTGCCGGGCTTAATGCGGGTGATATCGACTATGTGAATGCCCATGGAACCTCGACTACCGCCGGCGATATCGCGGAGACCCAGGCGGTGAAAACCGTTTTTGGCGATTACGCCTACAAGCTGCCGGTCAGTTCCAGCAAATCCATGATCGGCCACTTGTTGGGAGCTGCAGGCGCAGTGGAGTCAATCATCTGTGTGCTATCCCTTGATGAGCAGGTCATCACACCCACCATCAACCTGGACGAGGCAGATGCAGCCTGTGATCTTGATTATGTGCCGGGTAGCAGTCGGGACGCTAAACTCAATGCTGTGCTCAACAACTCCTTCGGATTCGGGGGAACTAACGGCTCTCTGATTTTTGCACGCCGGCCCTGATGGCGGTGTTGACGCTGGTCGATGGTGAGCTTGCTGACAATGTCCCGGTCAGTGACCGCGGCCTGCTTTATGGCGATGGTGTGTTTGAAACCATGCACTATCGTCAGCATCAATTGATGCGACTGCCCGCCCATATGCTGCGGCTGCAGCGTAGCTGCGAACAGCTGGGCATCCCGCTTCTAATGACAGACATCCAGCAGCATATCGATAGCCTGCTTTCCCGAGTGTCATCCTTGGCTGATACGCCGACAGACGGTATCGTCAAAATCATTGTTACCCGCGGCGATGGCGGTCGAGGTTACATGCCTGCAGCAACCTCACAGTCCCGTGTGGTGGTGCAATTTCACCTGATGCCGACGCCCTATGCTGAATGTTACCGCCGCGGGATTTCCTGCATGCTGTGCCGGCACCCGGTGTCCATCAATCCTGCGCTGGCCGGGTTGAAACATCTGAATCGCCTGGATCAGGTCATGGCCAGCCGCGAACTGGCGGCAGCACAGAACAATGCTGCAAACACTGACCCCATGTTGCAGGAAGGCTTGATGCTGGACAGCCTGGGTGACCTGACGGAAGGCACCAGGAGTAATGTTTTTCTGGTTATCAACGACCAGCTTTGCACACCTGATTTAACTCAGGCGGGTGTGTGTGGCCTCATGCGCAATTTAATTCTGGACTGGTTTGAAGGGCAGGGTATACCGGTCACGGTGAGAGCAATCACCGGCCAGGAGCTGATGCTTGCCAGCGAAGTTTTTATTTGCAACAGTGTCATCGGTATCTGGCCGGTGAACAGTGTTTATGACTTCAGCTCGGGAACCTGCATTCATCTGTCCAGCCAGACCATGGCGCGTAGCGCACAACAGGGATTGTTGAGTCATTAAATGTTGCGTCTATTGATCAAAGCACCTGACCACTCCGCAGACCACGAAACCCGACTGCCATGGTTTTAATGTCCGTTCGCAGATTGCTGTTAATTGTACTGGCACTGTGCCTGATTGCGGTGCTTGTGGTGGCTGCTACGTTGCTGACAGTAAGGCAGTACCTGGATTCGCCCCTGTCCTTGCCAGACGACGCTGTTGTTGTTGATATCGAACCCGGTATGCCACTGCAGTTGATTGCCTCCCGACTGGCAGACAATGGTTACCTGTCGTGGCCGCGTGCCATGGTGTTATGGGCACGGTGGCAGGGCTTTGATCGTCGTATTCGCAGTGGCGAGTATGCGCTTGAGGCAGGCCAGACGCCGCGGACACTGATGGCGCTGTTAATGTCAGGCCGCGTTGTGCAGTATCCTGTTACCTTCGTGGAAGGCTGGACGGTCCGGCAGGCGCTGGAACACTTGTGGCGGCTCGACAATATCAACCCACAACTGCAGGGCATGTCCAATGACGATATTCATTCGGCGCTGCAGATCTCGCTGCCGGCGCTGGAGGGCAGTCTTTTCCCGGATACCTATTTTTATACCAAAGGCACAAGCGATGTCGCCATTCTGCAACGCGCCAACCAGCGCCTGCAGCAGGTCCTGACAGAGGAATGGCAGCAGCGTGCGGACGGCCTGCCCTATGAATCTCCGTGGCAGGCATTGATTATGGCGTCAATTATCGAGCGGGAGTCTGGTTACAAGGCAGAAAAGCGTGACATAGCCGGTGTTTTTGTCAGACGGCTACAGTCAGGCATGAGACTGCAGTCGGATCCCACCGTGATCTATGGCATGGGTAGCAGCTATGATGGTGTGATCTATCGTAGTGATCTCAACACCACCACCGCGTACAATACCTATCGCATCAATGGTCTGCCGCCGACGCCGATTGCATTGGCAGGGCGAGACTCCATTCATGCGAGCATGCAGCCGAAAAAGGGCACCGCGTTGTATTTTGTGTCACGCGGCGATGGCAGCCATCAGTTCTCCGATACACTGGAGCAGCATAATTCGGCCGTGCAGCGCTATCTGCGCGGCGGCGCTGAAAACGAAAATAATTGAGGCTCAGCATCCTGTCAGATGTCATGTCGGGTGCCAAGTCAGGTAGTCAGTCAGGTGCAGTTAAATTGTAGATAGAGGATTAATGTGTCGGGTTGTCTGTTAACGGTTGAAGGCATTGAAGGTGTTGGTAAAACTACCAATATCAAATGGATATGCGAATGTCTTGAGAAGCAGGGTATCCCCTATGTGCAGAGTCGGGAGCCCGGTGGCACGGCGCTTGCCGAGGAAATTCGACAGTTGCTGCTGACGCCGCGTGATGAGTCCATGTCGGAACTGACCGAGTTGCTACTGGTGTTTTCGGCTCGCGCACAACACCTGCATCAACTGATTCAGCCGGCACTTGCACGCGGCGAATGGGTTGTCTGTGACCGTTTTACCGACGCCACCTATGCCTATCAGGGCGGAGGTCGTGGCCTGGATTCGACGATAATAGCGGCGCTGGAAACCCTGGTGCAGGGTGAGCTGCGGCCCGATCTTACCCTGATTCTTGACATCGAACCGGCGCAGGGACTGGCGCGTGCCTATCAACGTGGTGCACCGGACCGATTTGAGCAGGAAGCAATCGGATTCTTCAGCCGGGTCAGGCAGGCCTACCTTGATCGTGCTCTGATCTCGCCTGAGCGTTACCTGATTGTGGATGCCGGCAAAGAACTGGTCAATGTTCAGCAGCAGATCAAGACCGGTCTTGAACAATTCTGCCAACGTCATGCGGCCGCTGCTTCGCCAACAGGGGATCTGACGCATGGCGATTGATGCAGTTCTGCCCTGGCACACCGACGCCTGGACGCAGGTCATGAACCAGCAGCGCAATCAGCGACTGGCGCACGCCTATTTGATCAGTGGTCTGCCCGGCAGTGGGCGTTACCTGTTTGCCCGTGCGCTGGCTGCCACGCTGCTATGCACTGAGTTGGCCTCAGATGAAGCCAACAGCACCGCCTGTGGTCATTGCCGTCAGTGTCTTCTGTTTGATACCGGTCATCATCCGGATGTGCTGGATATTACGCCGGAAGAAGGCAAAAAAAGCATCAAAATCGATCAGATACGAACCATTTCCAATCTGGTTAATCAGACCAGTAACCAGACTGGTGCGATCAAGGTCATCATCATTCAGCCGGCAGAGGCGCTGGGTACCGCTGCTGCCAATGCCTTGCTGAAGAACCTGGAAGAGCCGCCTGGCAGGACGCTGTTTTTGTTGATATGTGAGCCTGGCGCACAAATGCTGCCGACCATCCGCAGTCGCTGTCAGCCTTTGCCGTTGTCACCGGCAACATCAGAACAGGGGCTGGCCTGGTTGTCTCAACAGTCGGCGGCAGCGCAGGATGAACTGGCGGCGGCGCTGACGCTGGCGTCCGGGGCGCCCCTGCGAGCGTTGTCACTGCTGGAGGCTGGGATTCCGGCATGGCGTGGCATCGTGCAGGAGCAGCTTGCCGAATTGGCTGATGGTTTGATGACGCCATTACAACTGGCGAAATACTGCAACACACAGCCACCGGCATATGCTATAGAACTGATGCAGGCGCTGACATTGCAGCAAGTCCGTGAGGCATTGCAGTCACAGAAGTCCCGACGCGCGAAAAGGTTTTTGCAGCTTGGGCGTGAACTTGTTGTGATTAGCAGGCAGCTAAGCAGTGGCGCCAACCCGAATACGTTGATGGCGTTGGAGTATGTCTTCAGTACCTGGCAGACCATCTCAGGAGACAAGGATGTCGTCCAGCAAGGCCGAGAATTACAGTTCACCGGCAGCGCAGGCTGACGCCGAAGCCCATCACCAACACCCGTTGCTGATGTCTGTCAGTATCACCGACCCCCTGGTTCTGCAGCGCTGTTACATGCCCTTTTTCCTGCGGGGCGGTCTGTTTGTGCCCAGTGCACGTCGTTTCAGCTTGCGACAGCGACTGTTTCTGGTGCTGACGCTACCGGCCCTGCCAGATGCACCCGATAAGCACACCATCTGCGCACTCAACACCACGGTTGCATGGTTGTCGCCCGCGCCATGGGGGGCCGGCCAGATAACAAATGATCAACTGGGCAGGGGAGGGGTTAACGCAAGAGTGCAAGGAGTAGGGTTGCATTTTGATAACGCCGAGCCGGATCTGAAACCGTTTATAGAATCGCTGCTGAAAGCTCTGTTATGATCGGGTCAGTCAACCTCGGAGGTAATCCCATGCAGTCCATCCTCAAGCTCAGACAGAACCCTGCTTACAATCGCTCAATTTTTAGTCAGTTTGCGCGCACCTTTGGCCGCACCTTTGTCAGACTGAGATTGTACGCACTGACTGCGTTGTGTCTGTCTGTGCTGGCCTGTTCTCCGCAGAATGGCCAGGACGTTGCGGCGGCCGCAGTTGACGCTACCGTGCTGGATGTTTATAAAAGTCCGACCTGTGGTTGCTGCAGCCTGTGGATAGAACATGCCGAGGAACGTGGCTTTCAGGTGATGGCACACGATCTGGACAATAACGCGTTGGCGCTGGCAAAACTTGAGCGTGGTGTGACGCCGCGTTATCAGTCATGCCACACCACAGTGGCTGAAGATGGCAGCGTTTTTGAAGGACACATTCCGGCGTACCTGATACACCAGTATCTGGCTGACAAACCGGCCGGTTCGATTGGTCTGGCGGTACCGGGCATGCCCATGGGCAGTCCGGGCATGGAAGTCGGAGACCGAATGGATGCCTACGATGTGTTGTTATTGAAAGCGGATGGCAGCACAGAAGTTTACGCACATATCAGCGACCAGCAGTCGCAGTATCAGTGACAGGCGATTATAACGGCGCCTGATCCTGCAGTTTCAGGGTCACCAGTTCTGCCAGCGCGAGACTCGCAGTCAGGCCTGGTGACTCAATGCCAAACAGCTGAATCAGTCCCGGGCAGCCATGCACGTATTCATCCTGAATCATGAAGTCAGCATAACCCGGACCCAGGCGCGGCCTGATACCAGCGTATGACGGGTTCAATCGTGTGGCATCCAGTGCCGGGAAATACCGTTTGATGGCCAGGGCGAACGCTTCACGGCGAGATTCGTCGACGACATAGTCAACGCTGCTGATCGCCTCAATGTCCGGGCCAAAGCGACACTGGCCTGCCATGTCCAGCGTTGCATGAATGCCAAGACCACGTTGCTGGGGATCAGGCACCGGATAGATCAAATGCCGGAATGGTGAGCGTCCGGACAACGCAAAATAATGGCCTTTTACCAGATTCAGCTCGGGGTTCAGAGTCTGGTCCATGCCGGCTATTGAGGCCGCCACCCGGGTGGCAGACAGGCCTGCGCAGTTGATCAGTATGCGGCTGCGTATCTTGAAAGGATCCTGTGCTTCCGCTGCGTTCCCGTCCGGGTAGTTATGGCTGGCATGGCTGCCAACACCAGCATCCGTATCAACATCGATATCAAAGATCCCCGGCCCCTGACAGGCAGCACGTAGAAAGCGACTGTGTGTTGCGATCAACGTGCCCTGACTCTCTGCCTCCTGCTGCAGGCGCTGCATCAGGGCATGACTGTCGACGATGCCGGTATCCGGCGACCACAGAGCGGCGCTTGCGTGCAGCTGTGGTTCCAGCCTGGCGAACGCCTGTTGTGATTGCCACCTGAGCGAGTCAACACCGCAGGTTTGCGCGGAGGACCGTAATAATTCAAGTGCCGATTCTTCTCCTGCCTGCGCGACAATCAACTTGCCCAGACGTTGATGCGGTACGTCATGCTTGGCGCAATATTCGTAGAGCAGGGCGCTGCCGCGGATACACAGCCGTGCTTTCAGGCTGCCGGGTGGATAATACAGACCCGCGTGAATGACCTCGCTGTTTCGGCTACTGATTTCCTGGCCAATGTCGCTGTTCTGTTCAAGCACCAGTATGGATGCTTTGGGCCAGCGCAGCGACAATGCCCGGGCCAGCGCCAGGCCGACAACGCCCGCGCCAACAATACAGACATCAAACGGTTGTCGGGGTGCGGTGTTAATAAGCGGTTGCGCCCCCGTCATTACGGGGGTCGGACGCAGCGTTCATGACCCCGTCTCTGACCAGTATCGAGTTGGCGTCGCCGATGCCGTAACCACCGGGGCGCAATTCGGTGTGACCCATGCTTTCCAGTTTTTCCTGCGCACCGTCGACAAAGGCGTTGGGTTCATAGCGCACAATATCAGGCTGCCACTGATGATGAATACGAGGACTGGCGACGGCCTCCTCGATGCCCATGCCGTGATCCAGTGTGTTCAGAATGACCTGAAATACGGTGTTTATAATGGTCGAGCCACCCGGTGAGCCGGTAACCAGCACGGTTTCCCCATCACGAGTAACGATGGTCGGTGTCATGGAGCTGAGCATGCGTTTGCCCGGCTCAATTTTATTGGCCTCATCGCCCAGCAGACCATAGGCATTGGGTGCACCGGGTTTGGCGGAGAAATCGTCCATTTCATTATTGAGCAGGAAGCCGGCACCGGGCACCACAATGCGATTGCCGTAACCCAGGTTCAGCGTAGTCGTCACAGACACGGCGATACCGTTTTTGTCCATCACGGAATAGTGGGTGGTTTCGGTGCTCTCTGCAGGCCAGTTGCCGGCACCAACATCTTCGCTACGCGACGCCTGTTCCGGATTCATGTCGCTGAAACGCTCACGTGCGTACGCTTTGTCTGTCAGCATTGCCAATGGCACCGGATAAAAATCCGGATCACCCATGTGTTCAGCGCGATCGGCATAGGCTCGGCGTTGTGCTTCCACCATCAAGTGAATAGTGTCGGCGGTGCCCCAGCCAAGGCTGCCCAGATCATGAGGTTCCAGCATATTGAGCATCTGCACTACCAGAGCACCGCCAGAGGAGGGCGGGGGCATGGACCAGATGTCATAACCGCGGTAGCTGCCACTGATGGGTTGGCGCCATTCCACGTTATAGGACTGCAGATCGTCATGAGAAATCATGCCGCCCAGGCGCTGCATTTCGGCGACCAGCAGATCTGCTGTAGTGCCTCGGTAGAATCCGTCACGACCCTGATCGGAAATGCGTTTGAGAGATTCAGCCAGATCGCTCTGTACCCACAGCTCGCCGGCTCGCCATGCCTGACCATTGTTGGTGAAGATGGCTGTGGATGCCGGGTATGCGCTCATGCTGTCAGAGACGCGGGCAAAATCACTGGCCATGTCTTCGGTCAGAGGGAAACCCTGTTCGGCCAATCGGATGGCGGGGGCCATGACAGCTTCGCGACTCAGCGAGCCGTAGCGTTCAAGTGCATCGAGCATGCCGGCAACACTGCCAGGAACGCCGGCAGCCTGGGCGCTGTACAGCGACTTGCGACGGTCAACATTGCCGGCGGTATCCAGAAACATGTCCGGAAACGCGGTGCCTGGCGCTTTTTCCCGGTGGTCCTGGGTAACAACGGTGCCATCTTCAAGCTTGATGACCATGAAACCGCCACCACCAATATTGCCTGCAGAAGGGTGGGTCACTGCCAGTGCAAACCCCACCGCCACGGCGGCATCAACGGCGTTGCCACCTTGCTGAAGAATTTCCACCCCGACATCGGATGCAATCTGTGAGCGTGACGTGACCACACCGTTGGTGCCTGCTACTGTGTTTGCCTGGGATAAGGATGAAAACACCAGTGCCAATGCGAGCAGGCAGGTAAGATATGAGCGGTTCAGCATGATTGGCGCCTCTGATTTACGTAGGTTTTCAGTGCATTGAATGTGACTTCTATCCTATCATAAAGCATTCACTTGCGGTCATGACCCGCCCCTCAGCCATTGGTTTTTTGCAGAGCGAACGTTGCAGGGTAAACAAGGAACAGCAGATTTATATGTCGACTTTTGAATATGATTTTTTTGTTATTGGTGCAGGCTCCGGTGGCGTGCGAGCTGCAAGAACGGCCGCGGCACTTGGGGCGCGCACTGGCATCGCGGAGGAACGCTTTTTTGGTGGCACCTGCGTCAATGTAGGGTGCATACCGAAAAAGCTGTACACCTATGCCGCCCACACTCGCCATGACATTGCCGACAGCGCCGCCTACGGCTGGCATGTTGCCTCTGAGCCCACGTTCGACTGGTCGCTTCTAAAAACAAATAAAGACAAAGAAATCAATCGACTGAATGGTATTTATAAAAACCTGCTGAATTCGGCTGATGTCGATATTCATGAGGGGCATGCTCGACTGGCAGGTCCCAATCGCGTCGCAATTGGTGACCGGGAAATCACCGCAGAGCACATTTTGTTTGCGGTAGGTGGGCAGTCCTTTATGCCGCCCGTGCCAGGGATTGAAAACGCTCTGGATTCCGACGACTTTTTTGAGCTGAGCGCTCAACCAACGGACGTACTGATTGTCGGCGGTGGGTACATTGCGACGGAGCTGGCGGGTGTGTTTTCAGGCCTGGGTTCGCAGGTGACACTGGCATATCGAGGCGATTTGCTGCTAAATGGCTTTGACGAGGACATTCGGTCATTTTTTACCGACTCGATAAAATCATATGTAAACCTGAAACTGAATTCGGACATTCAACGTATCGAACGCTCAGGTGACAAAAAAGAGGTCGTTTTTTCCGATGGTACACGAGCAGCCTTCGATGCGGTCTTGTATGCGACCGGACGCGTGCCCGCAACCGCGAAACTGGGACTGACCGATTTTGGCATCAAGCTGTCTGATGTTGGTGCCATCATTGTTGACAAGAACTTTGAGACAGCAATGCCAGGTGTGTACGCCGTCGGTGATGTAATTGATCGGGTAACACTGACACCGGTTGCACTGGCTGAGGGGCAGGCGCTGGCAAGGCGACTGTTTGGTGGTCCGAAGCAGCAGGTATCGTATGACCTGATTCCCGCTGCCGTGTTCAGCGAACCGCAAATTGCAACGGTGGGTATGACG encodes:
- the holB gene encoding DNA polymerase III subunit delta', with protein sequence MAIDAVLPWHTDAWTQVMNQQRNQRLAHAYLISGLPGSGRYLFARALAATLLCTELASDEANSTACGHCRQCLLFDTGHHPDVLDITPEEGKKSIKIDQIRTISNLVNQTSNQTGAIKVIIIQPAEALGTAAANALLKNLEEPPGRTLFLLICEPGAQMLPTIRSRCQPLPLSPATSEQGLAWLSQQSAAAQDELAAALTLASGAPLRALSLLEAGIPAWRGIVQEQLAELADGLMTPLQLAKYCNTQPPAYAIELMQALTLQQVREALQSQKSRRAKRFLQLGRELVVISRQLSSGANPNTLMALEYVFSTWQTISGDKDVVQQGRELQFTGSAG
- a CDS encoding PilZ domain-containing protein, translating into MSSSKAENYSSPAAQADAEAHHQHPLLMSVSITDPLVLQRCYMPFFLRGGLFVPSARRFSLRQRLFLVLTLPALPDAPDKHTICALNTTVAWLSPAPWGAGQITNDQLGRGGVNARVQGVGLHFDNAEPDLKPFIESLLKALL
- a CDS encoding DUF411 domain-containing protein, with product MQSILKLRQNPAYNRSIFSQFARTFGRTFVRLRLYALTALCLSVLACSPQNGQDVAAAAVDATVLDVYKSPTCGCCSLWIEHAEERGFQVMAHDLDNNALALAKLERGVTPRYQSCHTTVAEDGSVFEGHIPAYLIHQYLADKPAGSIGLAVPGMPMGSPGMEVGDRMDAYDVLLLKADGSTEVYAHISDQQSQYQ
- a CDS encoding NAD(P)/FAD-dependent oxidoreductase, with the translated sequence MTGAQPLINTAPRQPFDVCIVGAGVVGLALARALSLRWPKASILVLEQNSDIGQEISSRNSEVIHAGLYYPPGSLKARLCIRGSALLYEYCAKHDVPHQRLGKLIVAQAGEESALELLRSSAQTCGVDSLRWQSQQAFARLEPQLHASAALWSPDTGIVDSHALMQRLQQEAESQGTLIATHSRFLRAACQGPGIFDIDVDTDAGVGSHASHNYPDGNAAEAQDPFKIRSRILINCAGLSATRVAASIAGMDQTLNPELNLVKGHYFALSGRSPFRHLIYPVPDPQQRGLGIHATLDMAGQCRFGPDIEAISSVDYVVDESRREAFALAIKRYFPALDATRLNPSYAGIRPRLGPGYADFMIQDEYVHGCPGLIQLFGIESPGLTASLALAELVTLKLQDQAPL
- the ggt gene encoding gamma-glutamyltransferase, encoding MLNRSYLTCLLALALVFSSLSQANTVAGTNGVVTSRSQIASDVGVEILQQGGNAVDAAVAVGFALAVTHPSAGNIGGGGFMVIKLEDGTVVTQDHREKAPGTAFPDMFLDTAGNVDRRKSLYSAQAAGVPGSVAGMLDALERYGSLSREAVMAPAIRLAEQGFPLTEDMASDFARVSDSMSAYPASTAIFTNNGQAWRAGELWVQSDLAESLKRISDQGRDGFYRGTTADLLVAEMQRLGGMISHDDLQSYNVEWRQPISGSYRGYDIWSMPPPSSGGALVVQMLNMLEPHDLGSLGWGTADTIHLMVEAQRRAYADRAEHMGDPDFYPVPLAMLTDKAYARERFSDMNPEQASRSEDVGAGNWPAESTETTHYSVMDKNGIAVSVTTTLNLGYGNRIVVPGAGFLLNNEMDDFSAKPGAPNAYGLLGDEANKIEPGKRMLSSMTPTIVTRDGETVLVTGSPGGSTIINTVFQVILNTLDHGMGIEEAVASPRIHHQWQPDIVRYEPNAFVDGAQEKLESMGHTELRPGGYGIGDANSILVRDGVMNAASDPRNDGGATAY
- the gorA gene encoding glutathione-disulfide reductase translates to MSTFEYDFFVIGAGSGGVRAARTAAALGARTGIAEERFFGGTCVNVGCIPKKLYTYAAHTRHDIADSAAYGWHVASEPTFDWSLLKTNKDKEINRLNGIYKNLLNSADVDIHEGHARLAGPNRVAIGDREITAEHILFAVGGQSFMPPVPGIENALDSDDFFELSAQPTDVLIVGGGYIATELAGVFSGLGSQVTLAYRGDLLLNGFDEDIRSFFTDSIKSYVNLKLNSDIQRIERSGDKKEVVFSDGTRAAFDAVLYATGRVPATAKLGLTDFGIKLSDVGAIIVDKNFETAMPGVYAVGDVIDRVTLTPVALAEGQALARRLFGGPKQQVSYDLIPAAVFSEPQIATVGMTEAEARSCHKNIDVYRSRFRPLKHTLTGRDSFSLMKMLVDRESDRVVGMHMAGTDAAEIMQGMAVALQAGATKSQFDSTIGIHPTAAEEFVTMRTPVEDSTD